The nucleotide sequence CGGCGGCGTTGATGTCGGACGACAGGAAGCCGTTGTAGCGGATCGCACGCTCCGGACCCGCGCTCTGGCGGATCGTCATCAAAGCCGACAACGGCACCATGTCGCCGGAGGACGAGCGCACCTTCAACTGCCTGATGTCGTCGGCGCGGGCGCGGAACGGCGCGTCGGCCTGGACCCGGACCGAATAGGTGCGGCCGAATTTATTGAAGTCGTTGACGTAGTAGGAGCCGAGGTAAATCTGGAGCGTGTTGAACACTTCCGTCACGGGCACGCCGAGCTGGAGCGCCTTGGTGCGGTCGATGTCGGCGAAGAGCTGGGGCACGTTGACCTGGAAGCTCGAGAACACGCCGGCGATCTCCGGCGCCTTCTGCATCGCCGCCATGAACGCCTTTGTCGCCTCGTTCAGCGCCTCATAGCCGAGACCCGCGCGGTCCTCGATCTGGAGCTTGAAGCCGCCGATGGTGCCGAGGCCGTTGACCGGCGGCGGCGGGAACATGGCGATGAAGGCTTCCTGGATGCCGGCATACTTCTTGTTGAGGTCGGCAGCGATGGCGTTGCCGCTCAGGGCCGGTCCCTTGCGCTCGTCGAACGGTTTCAGGGTCGAGAACACGATGCCGGCATTGGAGGAGTTGGTGAAGCCGGAGATGGACAGGCCGGGGAACGCGACCGAGCTTTCGACACCGGGCTGCGTCAGCGCGACATCGCTCATCTTGCGGATCACCTCCTCGGTGCGGTCGAGCGTTGCACCATCAGGCAGCCGCGAGAAGCCAACCAGATATTGCTTGTCCTGGCCTGGCACGAAGCCGCCTGGGACCTGCTGGAACAGCAGGGCCGTAACGCCGACCAGCAGCACATAGAGGCCCATCACCGCGGCCTTGCCCGAGATCACTTTGGTAACGGAGCCGCTGTAACTCTCCGATGAATAGGTGAACACCCGATTGAAGCCGCGAAAGAACCAGCCGAGGCTGTTTTCCATGATGATCGTCAGCCGGTCCTTCGGCTCGTTGTGCCCCTTGAGCAGCAGGGCGGACAGTGCCGGCGACAGCGTCAGCGAGTTCACGGCCGAGATCACGGTCGAGATCGCGATCGTCAGCGCGAACTGCTTGTAGAACTGTCCGGTGAGGCCGGAGATGAAGGCGAGCGGCACGAACACCGCGATCAGCACCATCGCGATCGCGATGATCGGTCCCGACACCTCGCGCATCGCCTGATAGGTGGCATCGCGTGGCGACAGCCCGCCCTCGATGTTGCGCTCGACGTTCTCGACCACGACGATGGCGTCGTCGACGACGATGCCGATCGCGAGCACGAGGCCGAACAGGCTGAGCGCGTTGATGGAGAAGCCGAACACGTGCATCACCGCAAACGTGCCGACGATCGACACGGGCACGGCGAGCAGGGGGATGATGGAGGCGCGCCAGGTCTGGAGGAACAGGATGACGACCAGCACTACCAGCGCGATCGCCTCCAGCAGCGTGTGGATGACGGCCTCGATCGAGGAGCGCACGAACTGGGTGGGATCGTAGACGATCTGGTAGGACACGCCCTCCGGCATGTTCTTCTTGATCTCGGCCATGGTGGCGCGGACGTGGTCGGAAATCTCCAGCGCGTTGGAGCCGGGCGCCTGGAAGATCGGGATCGCCACCGCCTGCTTGTTGTCGAGCAACGAGCGCAGGCCGTATTCGGAGGCGCCAAGCTCGATGCGCGCGACGTCGCGCAGCCGCACCACTTCGCCGCGCGTTCCGGTCTTGACCACGATGTCGCCGAACTGCTCCTCGTTGGCGAGACGTCCTTCGGCATTGACGGAGAGCTGGAGGTCGATGCCCTGCACATTGGGCGAGGAGCCGACCACGCCGGCCGCGGCCTCGACGTTCTGTGCCTGGATCGCCCTCACGATGTCGCTGGCGGTGAGGCCGTGCTCCGCCGCCTTCTGCGGATCGACCCAGACCCGCATCGAATAGTCGCCGGCACCGTAAAGCTGGACGTCGCCGACGCCGTCGATCCGCGCGAGGCGATCCTTGACGTTGAGGACCGCGTAGTTGCGCAAATACGTCATGTCGTAGCGGCCGTTGGGCGACAGGAGATGCACGACCATGGTCAGGTCGGGCGACGACTTCTTGGTGATGATGCCGAGCTGGCGCACCACGGCGGGCAGGCGCGGCTCGGCCTGCTGCACGCGGTTCTGCACCAGCTGCGTCGCCTTGTCGGGGTCGGTGCCGAGGCGGAACGTCACCGTCAGCGTCATCGCGCCGTCGATGGTCGCCTGGCTCGACATGTACAGCATGTTCTCGACGCCGTTGATCTGCTCCTCGATCGGGGTCGCCACCGTTTCCGCGATCACCTTGGGATTGGCGCCGGGATAGGTCGCGCGCACCACGACGGAGGGCGGCACGACATCCGGATATTCCGAGATCGGCATCGCGAACAGCGAGATCAGGCCGGCGAGGAAAATCAGCACCGACAGCACGCCGGCGAAAATCGGACGGTCAATGAAGAACTTTGAGAGATTCATGGCTTTGCCCCTGCGCGAGAGACAGCTCTCCCGTTAGCCGGGACGCGAGCAGTGCCCGCGAAATCCGGAATCGAGATGCGATGTCTTGGTCGTTATGACTTGGTCATTCCGGACTACGCGGCCCGGAATGAGGTGACTAGCGTTGCACCACGTCCTGGTTGCTGTGGTTGGAAGCCGCTTGCTGCCCACGCGCGCCCATCGCCGCGACCTCCGTCTTGAGGAGGGCGCCGGGACGTACGCGCTGCAGGCCGTTGACGACGATGCGGTCGCCGGGCTTCAGGCCCGCGGTGACAATGCGCAAACCGTCAACCGCGCCGCCAAGCGTGACCGGCCGGTAGACCGCGCGGCTATCGTCAGAGACCGCCATCACGAACTTCTTGTCCTGGTCGGTGCCGATCGCGCGCTCGTCGATCATCACCAGCGTCTGCTGCTTCGGCTGGCCCATGCGCACGCGCGCGAACTGGCCGGGGATGAGACGCCCGTCCTCGTTCTGGAATACCGCGCGGACGCGGATGGTGCCACTCTGGCCGTTGACCTGGTTGTCGATGAGCTGGATGTGGCCCTTCGCCGACAGACCGCCGGAGGTCGCCATCTCCACCGGGATCTGGTCGAGCTTGCCACGCTGGCCGGAGCCATCCGCGATCGAGTTCAGCGCACGCAGCACCACCTCTTCGTCCGCATCGAAGGAGGCGTAGATCGGATTGACCGAGACCAGCGAGGTCAGGACCGGGGAGGCAGTGCCGGCGGCGACCAGATTGCCGACGGTGATCTCGAACTTGCCGACGCGGCCGTCGACGGGCGCGCGCACCTCGGTGTAGTCGAGATTGAGCTTTGCGGTCTGGAGCGTCGCCTCCGCCGCCTTCACATTGGCGATGGCTTCGCGATTGGCGTTGTCGCGCTGGTCGTAATCGCGGCGCGTGACCACGGCGTTGCCGACGAGCTGCGCGCCGCGCTCGAGCTCGCTCTGGGTGAACACCACGCGCGCCTTCGCCGCTTCGAGCTGGGCCGCGGCCTTGTCGACCTCCGCCGCGTAAGGCGCAGGATCGATCTTGAACAGGACGTCGCCGGATTTCACCAGCGCGCCTTCGGTGAAGTTGGTCGACATGATCGCACCCGCAACGCGCGGGCGAAGCTCGACGCGCTGGATGGCTTCGAGCCGGCCGGAGAAATCGTCCCACAGCACGGTCTGCTTCGGCTCGATCATCGCGACGGTGACGGAGACCGCCTGTTCAGCCGCGGCGGCCGTTGCCGTCGCCTGGGCTGCACGGAAGTAGTGGCCGGTCGCGATCGAGCCGGCCACGGCGAGGGCGCCCACGATGGCGACGCCGCCGAGAAGGCGGCGGAAACGGCCGGTGCGGGCGGTATTTTGGGAGGGATGCATTTGCGCGCTCCAGATATGTAGTGTTCACTACAGATGTGGAGCTGGATGCCGCAGTGCAAGATACTTATGTACCATTCACTAAGAAAATTGTAGCGGCATACCGCAAGAATTGGAAGTGGCTGAGAAAATAAAGCTAGAACAAATAGATAGGATTGGGCGTTAGTCTCCGGCAGACCGCCAATTCCAAGGAGAGCAGGCACATGGGCATGGGACGCCCCCGCGAGTTCGACGCCGAAACGGCGCTGGACCAGGCGATGGAAGTGTTTTGGCGCCATGGCTATGAGGGCGCCACCATTGCCCAGCTCACCGAGGCCATGGGCATCAACCCCCCGAGCCTCTATGCCTGTTTCGGCAACAAGGAAGGCCTGCTGAAGGCCGCGCTCGACCGCTACACCAAGCTGCGCGGCATCTGGATGGACGAGGTGGTCGCGGCACCCACCGCCCGCGACGTCGCCGAACGGATGCTGATGGGCATCGCCGACAAGCAGACCGATCCCGCCAATCCGCCTGGCTGCCTGCTCGTGCAGGGCGGCATCGCCTGCGGCACCGGCTCGGAAAACGTCCCCTTCGAGCTCGCCGCCCGGAGAGCCCAGAACGAGGACCAGCTTCGCGACCGTTTTGTCCGCGCCAAGGCGGAGGGCGACCTCAAGGACAGCGCGGACCCCGCGGCCCTCGCGCGCTACGTCTCGGCCGTTGCGGTCGGCATGGGCGTGATGGCGTCCTCGGGCGCGGATCGCGAAGCGCTGCGGCAGGTGGCGAGCGTGGCGATGCAGGCGGTCGAGGCGCAGTCGGGGCGGGGGT is from Bradyrhizobium xenonodulans and encodes:
- a CDS encoding efflux RND transporter permease subunit → MNLSKFFIDRPIFAGVLSVLIFLAGLISLFAMPISEYPDVVPPSVVVRATYPGANPKVIAETVATPIEEQINGVENMLYMSSQATIDGAMTLTVTFRLGTDPDKATQLVQNRVQQAEPRLPAVVRQLGIITKKSSPDLTMVVHLLSPNGRYDMTYLRNYAVLNVKDRLARIDGVGDVQLYGAGDYSMRVWVDPQKAAEHGLTASDIVRAIQAQNVEAAAGVVGSSPNVQGIDLQLSVNAEGRLANEEQFGDIVVKTGTRGEVVRLRDVARIELGASEYGLRSLLDNKQAVAIPIFQAPGSNALEISDHVRATMAEIKKNMPEGVSYQIVYDPTQFVRSSIEAVIHTLLEAIALVVLVVILFLQTWRASIIPLLAVPVSIVGTFAVMHVFGFSINALSLFGLVLAIGIVVDDAIVVVENVERNIEGGLSPRDATYQAMREVSGPIIAIAMVLIAVFVPLAFISGLTGQFYKQFALTIAISTVISAVNSLTLSPALSALLLKGHNEPKDRLTIIMENSLGWFFRGFNRVFTYSSESYSGSVTKVISGKAAVMGLYVLLVGVTALLFQQVPGGFVPGQDKQYLVGFSRLPDGATLDRTEEVIRKMSDVALTQPGVESSVAFPGLSISGFTNSSNAGIVFSTLKPFDERKGPALSGNAIAADLNKKYAGIQEAFIAMFPPPPVNGLGTIGGFKLQIEDRAGLGYEALNEATKAFMAAMQKAPEIAGVFSSFQVNVPQLFADIDRTKALQLGVPVTEVFNTLQIYLGSYYVNDFNKFGRTYSVRVQADAPFRARADDIRQLKVRSSSGDMVPLSALMTIRQSAGPERAIRYNGFLSSDINAAAAPGFSSGQAQEAATRIAAETLPPGFAFEWTDLTYQEFIAGNSGIWVFPLAILLVFLVLAALYESLTLPLSIIMIVPMGLLAAMFGVWISKGDNNVFTQIGLIVLVGLSAKNAILIVEFARELEFAGRTPIRAAIEASRLRLRPILMTSMAFIMGVLPLVLSTGAGSEMRRAMGVAVFSGMIGVTVFGLFLTPVFYVLLRTITGMKPLTHHGSDTSAAPVQGLKHEGASH
- a CDS encoding efflux RND transporter periplasmic adaptor subunit — translated: MHPSQNTARTGRFRRLLGGVAIVGALAVAGSIATGHYFRAAQATATAAAAEQAVSVTVAMIEPKQTVLWDDFSGRLEAIQRVELRPRVAGAIMSTNFTEGALVKSGDVLFKIDPAPYAAEVDKAAAQLEAAKARVVFTQSELERGAQLVGNAVVTRRDYDQRDNANREAIANVKAAEATLQTAKLNLDYTEVRAPVDGRVGKFEITVGNLVAAGTASPVLTSLVSVNPIYASFDADEEVVLRALNSIADGSGQRGKLDQIPVEMATSGGLSAKGHIQLIDNQVNGQSGTIRVRAVFQNEDGRLIPGQFARVRMGQPKQQTLVMIDERAIGTDQDKKFVMAVSDDSRAVYRPVTLGGAVDGLRIVTAGLKPGDRIVVNGLQRVRPGALLKTEVAAMGARGQQAASNHSNQDVVQR
- a CDS encoding TetR/AcrR family transcriptional regulator, coding for MGMGRPREFDAETALDQAMEVFWRHGYEGATIAQLTEAMGINPPSLYACFGNKEGLLKAALDRYTKLRGIWMDEVVAAPTARDVAERMLMGIADKQTDPANPPGCLLVQGGIACGTGSENVPFELAARRAQNEDQLRDRFVRAKAEGDLKDSADPAALARYVSAVAVGMGVMASSGADREALRQVASVAMQAVEAQSGRG